One Loxodonta africana isolate mLoxAfr1 chromosome 15, mLoxAfr1.hap2, whole genome shotgun sequence genomic window carries:
- the USP2 gene encoding ubiquitin carboxyl-terminal hydrolase 2 isoform X1 has protein sequence MSQLSSTLKRYTESARYTDAPYAKSGYGTYTPSTYGANLTASFLEKEKLGFKPGPPSSFLTRPRTYGPSSILDYDRGRPLLRPDIGGSKRAESQTRGTEWASGSGLSGGSGLTYGVTSNSLSYMPVNARDQGITLSQKKSNSHSDLVRDFSSLRTSDSYRIDPGNLGRSPMLARTRKELCALQGLYQAASRSEYLADYLENYGRKGSAPQVPTQAPPSRVPEVLSPTFRPSGRYTLWEKAKSQTPGPSRSSSPGRDTMNSKSAQGLAGLRNLGNTCFMNSILQCLSNTRELRDYCLQRLYLRDLSHSSSAHTALMEEFAKLIQTIWTSSPNDVVSPSEFKTQIQRYAPRFVGYNQQDAQEFLRFLLDGLHNEVNRVTVRPKSNPENLDRLPDDEKGRQMWRKYLEREDSRIGDLFVGQLKSSLTCTECGYCSTVFDPFWDLSLPIAKRGYPEVTLMDCMRLFTKEDVLDGDEKPTCCRCGARKRCIKKFSIQRFPKILVLHLKRFSESRIRTSKLTTFVSFPLRDLDLREFASENTNHAVYNLYAVSNHSGTTMGGHYTAYCRSPGTGEWHTFNDSSVTPMSSSQVRTSDAYLLFYELASPPSRM, from the exons ATGTCCCAGCTCTCCTCCACCCTGAAGCGCTACACAGAATCGGCCCGCTACACAGATGCCCCTTACGCCAAATCAGGCTACGGCACCTACACCCCCTCCACGTATGGGGCCAACCTCACTGCCTCCTTCCTGGAGAAGGAGAAGCTTGGTTTCAAGCCGGGCCCCCCCTCCAGCTTCCTCACCCGACCCCGAACCTATGGCCCCTCCTCCATCCTGGACTATGACCGGGGGCGCCCCCTACTGAGACCCGACATCGGGGGTAGTAAGCGGGCAGAGAGCCAGACACGGGGCACTGAGTGGGCTTCAGGGAGTGGACTCAGCGGGGGCAGTGGATTAACTTATGGAGTGACCAGCAACTCCCTCAGCTACATGCCTGTGAATGCTCGTGACCAGGGGATAACCCTGTCccagaagaaatcaaacagccACTCAGACCTGGTCCGGGATTTCTCCAGCCTTCGGACCTCAGATAGCTACCGGATAGACCCAGGGAACTTGGGCCGGAGCCCCATGCTGGCCCGCACGCGCAAGGAGCTGTGTGCTCTGCAGGGCCTATACCAGGCAGCCAGCCGCTCCGAGTACCTGGCCGACTATCTGGAGAACTATGGTCGCAAGGGCAGTGCACCTCAGGTGCCCACCCAGGCTCCTCCCTCCCGAGTCCCTGAAGTCCTCAGCCCTACCTTCCGACCCAGTGGCCGCtatactctgtgggagaaggccAAGAGCCAGACCCCTGGGCCCAGCCGCTCCAGCTCCCCAGGGCGAGACACCATG AATTCTAAGAGCGCCCAGGGTCTGGCTGGTCTTCGAAACCTTGGGAACACG TGCTTCATGAACTCGATTCTGCAGTGCCTGAGCAACACCCGGGAGCTACGAGATTATTGCCTCCAGAGGCTCTACCTACGGGATCTCAGCCACAGCAGCAGTGCGCACACAGCCCTCATGGAAG AGTTTGCAAAACTAATCCAGACCATATGGACGTCATCCCCCAATGATGTGGTGAGCCCATCTGAGTTCAAGACCCAGATTCAGAGATACGCACCGCGCTTCGTTGGCTATAA TCAGCAGGATGCTCAGGAGTTCCTTCGCTTTCTTCTGGATGGGCTCCACAATGAGGTGAACCGAGTAACAGTGAGGCCTAAGTCCAACCCTGAGAACCTCGATCGTCTTCC TGATGATGAGAAAGGGAGACAGATGTGGAGGAAATACCTAGAACGAGAAGACAGTCGCATTGGTG ACCTCTTTGTGGGACAGCTGAAGAGCTCCCTGACGTGTACTGAGTGCGGTTACTGTTCCACAGTCTTTGACCCCTTCTGGGACCTCTCACTGCCCATCGCTAAG cGAGGTTACCCTGAGGTGACGTTAATGGACTGCATGAGgctcttcaccaaagaggatgtgCTTGATGGAGATGAAAAGCCA ACATGCTGTCGCTGCGGAGCCAGAAAACGATGTATAAAGAAGTTCTCCATCCAGAGGTTCCCAAAGATCTTGGTGCTCC ATCTGAAGCGGTTCTCCGAATCCAGGATACGAACCAGCAAGCTCACAACGTTTGTGAGTTTCCCGCTAAGAGACCTGGACCTGAGAGAATTTGCCTCTGAAAACACCA ACCACGCTGTTTACAACCTGTATGCTGTGTCCAATCACTCTGGAACCACCATGGGTGGCCATTATACAGCCTACTGCCGGAGTCCTGGGACAGGCGAATGGCACACTTTCAATGACTCCAG CGTCACACCTATGTCCTCCAGCCAAGTGCGCACCAGCGACGCCTACTTGCTCTTCTATGAACTGGCCAGTCCACCCTCCCGTATGTAG
- the USP2 gene encoding ubiquitin carboxyl-terminal hydrolase 2 isoform X2 — protein sequence MRTSYTVTLPEEPPAAPFPALAKELRPRSPLSPSLLLSTFVGLLLNKAKNSKSAQGLAGLRNLGNTCFMNSILQCLSNTRELRDYCLQRLYLRDLSHSSSAHTALMEEFAKLIQTIWTSSPNDVVSPSEFKTQIQRYAPRFVGYNQQDAQEFLRFLLDGLHNEVNRVTVRPKSNPENLDRLPDDEKGRQMWRKYLEREDSRIGDLFVGQLKSSLTCTECGYCSTVFDPFWDLSLPIAKRGYPEVTLMDCMRLFTKEDVLDGDEKPTCCRCGARKRCIKKFSIQRFPKILVLHLKRFSESRIRTSKLTTFVSFPLRDLDLREFASENTNHAVYNLYAVSNHSGTTMGGHYTAYCRSPGTGEWHTFNDSSVTPMSSSQVRTSDAYLLFYELASPPSRM from the exons ATGCGCACCTCGTACACCGTGACCCTGCCCGAGGAGCCCCCCGCCGCCCCCTTTCCCGCCCTCGCCAAGGAGCTGCGGCCGCGctcccctctctccccctccctgctGCTATCCACCTTCGTGGGGCTGCTGCTCAACAAAGCCAAG AATTCTAAGAGCGCCCAGGGTCTGGCTGGTCTTCGAAACCTTGGGAACACG TGCTTCATGAACTCGATTCTGCAGTGCCTGAGCAACACCCGGGAGCTACGAGATTATTGCCTCCAGAGGCTCTACCTACGGGATCTCAGCCACAGCAGCAGTGCGCACACAGCCCTCATGGAAG AGTTTGCAAAACTAATCCAGACCATATGGACGTCATCCCCCAATGATGTGGTGAGCCCATCTGAGTTCAAGACCCAGATTCAGAGATACGCACCGCGCTTCGTTGGCTATAA TCAGCAGGATGCTCAGGAGTTCCTTCGCTTTCTTCTGGATGGGCTCCACAATGAGGTGAACCGAGTAACAGTGAGGCCTAAGTCCAACCCTGAGAACCTCGATCGTCTTCC TGATGATGAGAAAGGGAGACAGATGTGGAGGAAATACCTAGAACGAGAAGACAGTCGCATTGGTG ACCTCTTTGTGGGACAGCTGAAGAGCTCCCTGACGTGTACTGAGTGCGGTTACTGTTCCACAGTCTTTGACCCCTTCTGGGACCTCTCACTGCCCATCGCTAAG cGAGGTTACCCTGAGGTGACGTTAATGGACTGCATGAGgctcttcaccaaagaggatgtgCTTGATGGAGATGAAAAGCCA ACATGCTGTCGCTGCGGAGCCAGAAAACGATGTATAAAGAAGTTCTCCATCCAGAGGTTCCCAAAGATCTTGGTGCTCC ATCTGAAGCGGTTCTCCGAATCCAGGATACGAACCAGCAAGCTCACAACGTTTGTGAGTTTCCCGCTAAGAGACCTGGACCTGAGAGAATTTGCCTCTGAAAACACCA ACCACGCTGTTTACAACCTGTATGCTGTGTCCAATCACTCTGGAACCACCATGGGTGGCCATTATACAGCCTACTGCCGGAGTCCTGGGACAGGCGAATGGCACACTTTCAATGACTCCAG CGTCACACCTATGTCCTCCAGCCAAGTGCGCACCAGCGACGCCTACTTGCTCTTCTATGAACTGGCCAGTCCACCCTCCCGTATGTAG